Genomic segment of Bacteroidota bacterium:
ACCTAATCCATTTCCTGCAAAATCAGCCCATCGGTCACCACAGTAAATAACAGTTTCCTGTTTGCTTCCTTTCACATTAAAGAAAAATCCAGTTTGAGTTACATGTGCATAATCATTTTCACTTCCCTTCATCACTTGCATATCATTTGTTGGTAAATAAGGTCCGCGAATATCATCGGCAACCAGGTAATAAGCATAAGAAGCATCCCATCCATAAATGTTAGATGCGGCCATGTAATATTTGCCTTTGTATTTAAACATACAATTCCCTTCCCTGCTTTCTCCCTGAAAAACCTTTGTGCAGTCCAACAGATTTACCATTCCATCCTTCACACCAATTTCTGAAACGTATATCTTATTTCTTCCACTGCCGTAAGAATAAATTAGATAAGATTTTCCGCTTTCTTCATCTGTAAAAATCGTCTGATCGCCAGTGTTTGTAGTACCAATCATATCCTTCATGTTTATTCGCTGATGCCATGTGAATTGACCCGTTGGTGAATCAGCGACAGTAATCAGCACCTGGTTACCATGCTGAACTACCATTGTATATTTATTCAACTCTTTGATATAGGCAACACCCAAACGCCCCACCCATGTCTTCGGGATAGTCTTAAATGCCTCTTCCTTAGTGAATACATCCGCTTCAAATGTCCAGTTGATCAAATCGGTAGAACTATAACAGGTTACCGTTTCAAATGTAGCATTGGGTAATGTTACCGATGGATCGTTACGATAAGTCTCGGCTTCTTTATAATGAACGCCATACCAGTAATATTTTTTTTCACCAGTTACCGGATCTGCAAATTTGAATATTCCACCACCCTGGCTGTAAATCGGACGATCGTCTTTTGTTTTCCAGAATATATCGTTTTTAATATTGAGTAGCTGTGCTTTTGCGTTGTCTATGTTTAGCAATAACAAAAACAGTGTAACTGAAAGAGAATATTTGATTAATCTTTTCATATCCTCATTTATAAGCTCTCTTTAACCATTCTTCCGGAACAGGAATAATGCAAATATTCATGCTCCTGTTATCAGCAGATAACATCGCTGATTGAATTTGGATTTTTGTGCCATCAGGACTCATTGTTGGATGCGGGTGATCTGCTGCAGTTGTTTTATGCCCGGCCGAAAGCAACATCATTTCACTTGTATGCCGGTCAATCAAATAAATATTTCTTGCAAAATCATCACCTACGGCCCATCGCCCATCTGGTGAAGCACTTACATGCCAGAGGCCACTTCCACTTTTTGTTTGACCTACAATTATCATCTCTCTCGTACGAAGATTTACAATTCCAAGGCCAGTTGGTTTTTCTCTTGTACCGGAAGGACCCCATGCAGCTTCTTGTCCTGGATTAGCGCCACTCACCGGTGTGCCTGCTTCAGCAGTTTTATTCGTTCCGGGAATTTTCCGATGACCCATGATCGCAATAGCTACTTCATCTTTACCAGTAACCGCTTCATGTGTTACCCATTCATATTCCGATTCGGGATAGAGCGGACGAAGACCTGAACCATCACTCATCACCGTCCATGTACGTTGTGGTGATTTACCGCCGGTCTCCCAGCAAAAAACAATTTCGCCACCTACCCATGGATTGGTTTGTATATGCCCGATCTGAAAAGGAACAGAGATGACATATTTTATTTCACCGGTATTTATATTCATGCCTGCAATACCATATGGCCCTGCCCCCATATTACGTGGACCAAAATTCTTTTCCAGTTTCGTATCCGGAGCTAAATGCTTTGTTGCTTCTTGCACACCTACACGGAAATAAGCCCATTCTTCATCACCATCAAGTGCCATATCACCACCTGCACCTAACTCCTTTGGTGTAGTACCACAAATGCGTTGGTACACATCTCCCTTTTTTAATGTCCCTGCTTTGCTGTCGGCAAATAATTTTTCAAGATCCACTTCTATAATTTGAACCGGGCTTTGTACACGACGACGAGCTGTATCTCCCGGCGTAGTTGGGATCGTATCAGTTTTTGGATTACGCATAAAATACAACTTCATTGATTTGCGTGCAATATTCAGCATGCCTGTGTAACCACCTTCTGTAACCTGCACAATATCTCCTGTCTTTTCATTCACTGCCATCGCTTCGCCTCTTACACGATTGGATCGAAAAATAAGCCACTGCCCGTCAGATGTCCATTGATTATGTGTTTGATAAATTTTTGAATCACCGCTTTGTGTGCTGGTAAGAAATAAAAGTTTGGTGCCAGTAACAGGATCAATAACTTCTTTACGTTCAGATGGGAAACGTTTTCCGATTTGAGCATGAATCGTAACTGACAATAATATTTCTGTAAAAAATATTACGACAACTAAATATTTTTTCATTGTGAAAAATTTTTATTTGATTAAATCACCAATCCAGCTTTAGCAAAGAAACTCCCTGTTGCGGTAATGATATACTTAATGATAGTTTACCTGATATAACTTTTAATTTTTCAGATTTGCCGATCGTTTGTAACTGGCCTGCCTTTTCTAATGTTGAAATCTGTTCTGCAGTCGGACTTTGCGGCGAACCCATTTTCTTCCACACTTCATATGAATTGCTGTGTTCATCATCAATGCGGTATTGTGTAAGTATTACTAATGTCGAAGGCAACCCATCAATACTTACTGCTACAGGTAATGCAGCTTTCATCACATCATCATCATGGTAGTTCCAGATCATTACTGTTGCCGATTTTTTATCCTTAGCTGCCAGCCCGCCAACATCATTATATGATCTTCTTACGCTTGAATCCACCATCGTTTTCAGATCGTACATCTGGTTGCCTTTTACTTCTGCTCTTTTTCCTTTCATCATTCCAAACATTCTGAAAACATTCAATACTGGTTTATCAACTCCATTAGTAGCTAAATCCCTGAAACCATAATACCAGGGCTGATCTTCAAATTCAAATGCCCAGGTAACAGCGCCTAAAAAATTTACTTTGAAAGAATCCGCCAATAAATATTTCCTGGCAAAAGAAGCTGCTGTATAACTTGAATACATCGTTCCGTTACGGTACCCGTTTGAAGGATTTGTTTTCATACCACATGCTGCACAACCTTCGGGATCACTTTCACCAATTACTACAGGAAGGTTTTTTAATTGAGGATAAGATGCTACGAATTTAAAACCGGCATTTATATCCGATAATTGTCTTCCCATATTCATTTGTACATGACCATCTACTACTCTTGGCGATCCTTTGGCATGAAATAAGATCATATCGACAGGTGCACCGATCTTTTTTGTTACATAATTGGTATCCGAAAAACAATGTTTTATAAAAGCATGCATCCATTGTTGTGCACCTGCACCGGCAGTTCCTGCAATATTTATTCCACCGATCTTTGCAGTTGGTAAAGCTCTTTTTACTGCATCGGTTGTGTAATCATATAGTTTAAAAAATTCTTCCTGTGTCCCTTTCCAGTAGCCGTTGGGTTCATTCCATAATTCCCACCACCAGCTTTCCACTTCTTTTTTTCCATAACGATTAACGCTATGTCTCACCCATTGAAAAACAAGTTCCGCCCACTTGTTATAGTCCTTCGGGGGGTAAGCCCAGCCGGAAATTATTGTAGAATATTGATCTCCGGGTTTCCAATTATGTTTATATGGATCAGGATTAGTAGATAATGCCTGTGGCATAAACCCAATTTGTGCCAGCGGTTTCATTCCGCGTTGTACATAAGTATCAAAAATGCTATCAATGATTTTCCAGTCGTAAACAGGTTTTCCATTAGCATCTTCTGTATATGCATTGGTACTTCCCCATTTCAATGAGGGTTTTCCATCCCCTGTAACCAATAAACTATGTGCTCTTACATGAACAGGCACCGGGCTTAATGCAGCGATCTCTGATAATAATTTTTTCCCATCTTTCATATAGGTATAGTTTGGTTCATCATAACCAAACCATGCCCAGACAGGTTTCATTTCACCCAATTCCTTTTTTAAATCAACCTGTATTGTTGGTGATTGTGCAAATAATAATGTTCCGCAAATTTGAAACAAACAATAGAATATTATGACTTTGAAGTAATTCATTATTGCTATTTTATTCAACAGTTAAACGCAACAATACTGATGCATGTTTATTTATATTCTGTTTATATGTTTTTTTAAAACTTCCAACATCCATTTTCTTCCACAAATCCCTTACTGTTATTTTTCCTTTTATTCCCAATGCTGAAAAATCAACTGCTACATCATGTGCATCTTCGCTGATATTGAATAAACCAACATACCAATCCTTACTACCACTTACATTCGATACCCAAACCATGCTTCCATCTTTTTTATATAACTGTTTTGGATTTTCTCCATGCTGGTTTACTGCCAGCACTTCTTCATTGGTAAATAATTTCAATTCCAGCTCGCGGTTCTCGGGTTGATGACCACCCAGCATTAACGGTGATCGGAATATGCACCAGAAATTCATATGTGTATACAATTCATCTTCTGTAAAACGGCTATAACGTTCCGGACCAACAGGGCCACGTTTTGAAAGCTTGCCAATCTGTATCATATCACAATCGGGCCAGTGACCGGGGCTGCCAGTGCCTTCCCAACTTTTTGCATAATCAAACATCTGTAATATCATCTTCCAGTTGTCCCAGAAATCATCCGCCATACGCCACATACTCGTATGCTGTTTTACATGATTGGCTTTTAGTACTGGTGTTTCACCGGGAGAAATACTAAATGCCATTGGCCTGCCAGAATTTGCAATCGCTTTTTCATATCCTTCTACTTCTTCCAAATGATAAGGTCGTGCTATATCATCTACTTTTATAAAATCAACATCCCAATCTTTATATAAATTCAAAATCGAATTCAAATATTCCTGCGCACCCGGCTTACTCATATTCAGTCCGTACATATGATTCATCCATGAACAGGTAGAACTTGTATCAGCAATCATATCTGCTGTTATTCCATTTGTTCCTAATACAGGTGATTTAGACCATACAGCCTGGCGTGGTATGCCACGCATTACATGAATGCCGAATTTTAATCCGAGTGAATGAACATAATCACTTAATGGTTTAAATCCTTTATCGCCAAATGCTGAAGGAAATTTATGTGTATGCGGAACCAATCTCCCCCATTTATCCATTGTAAGCCAGGGAACATAGGAACCATCCTGTAATTGTCTTTGGTAAGGGTTGCCAATTTTACTCCCGGGAGGATTGTCATATGACCATAAAAAATCTACTACTATATATTGCCAGCCATATTGTTTTAAATTCTTTGCTACATAATCTGCATTGGATTTTACTTCATCTTCATGCACTGCAGATCCGAAACAATTATAACTGTTCCAGCCCATAGGGGGTGTTTGTGCTGGCTGGCTATGAGATACAGTGAAGCATACTACAAAATAAATAGTCAAAACAGCATGCAGTTTATTTAAACCTCTCATTGTTTTATCATTAAACCTAGATCTTTTAATTTCCATCAGGTTTAGAAGAAGTTACCATTTGACTCAGCGGCCAGTTCCATTTTTCAACTGGATCTGGTTTACCAGGATCAAATGGAGGAATATCTTTTCTTAAATATTTTGCTATATTAAGTTTTGCGTCCTTTATTCCCTTCATAATACATTTAGCTATCTGCCACGCACCATAGGTATTAAAATGGGTATTGTCCTTTAATTCCGTTTTCTGCCCGGGAAATGTATTGGCTGGATAATGAACAAATGCCTTAATTGATTTTTCAGGTCCCCATGCTTCATACAATATTTTACTCATTGCATTTAAATCGATCAATGCAACATTTTCTTCCTTTGCTGTTTGCCGCACTGCTTCGGGATAATCGCCGAGTGTATTAACGATATGACCTGTTGAATCAAAATTCCTTCGATGCATGGAAGTAACGAGCACAGGAATGCCGCCTTTTTTTCTTACTTCACTGATGAAAAACTTTAGATCACGTTTATAACTGGTAAATGGTCCAACACCTTCACCTTTCTGCTTCTGATCATTGTGGCCAAATTCAATGAATAAATAATCGCCTGCTTTCATTAAACTCAAAATTTTTTCCAACCGTCTTGCACTGATAAAAGAATTCAACGCTTCACCCGACTCAGCATAGTTGGCAACTGCAATTTTTTTCCCTTCAAAAAAACTTGGAATCATTTGACCCCACGCAGCCCAGGGCTCCCTATCTTGGTCAACTACAGTTGAATTACCCGCTAAAAAAATTGTTGGTGCAGTTTTGTTGGGAGTAATTTCCACAGCACATATTTTTGGGTTAGCTCCATTAAATTCCAGTGTTAGCAAATTATCCCAATGCAGATAACCGACTTCCCTATCCTTCAATCTTATTTTTTTTACAACATTACCAGTAGCATCCCTGATCAAAGAATCCTTTACATGCACAGTAAAGTTGACAGTTGTGGTTTTGCCTTTCATTGATGTGACCTTTTCAACCATCAACCTCCTGCATTCTGCACGGATCGTGGCTGATGTATTTTCCAGCTTATCCCCTATGATGACTTTTAAATCATAGTTTCCATCGGGAAGTTTTACTGAAAAGTAAAATGGTTTATCGCTGGTGATAAAATCTGACGTTAACGGATCACCTCCACGGTCTTTTGATTCAACAATTGAATTCTGATCAAAACCATATCCAGTTTGATAACTGAATTTTAAATCGGATGTTATTTGAATATAGCCGGGTGCAACTTTACCTGATCCAAAATCAAATTTGAAAGATGTTTGCTGTGCCTGAAGAGAACAGGCAAGAGCTAAAAAAAATATTACAAATGTTACCTGTTTCATTTTACTAAATAAGAAAGTTTGATCACATTAACAGAATATGGAGCTAATTGCTGATTTATTTTATTTGATTTTACTTCAAACGATTTTTTCAATGGAGCTAGCCTATCCAGTTCATCCAGTTTATTATAACTGTACAGATCATTTCCTGATAGCTGAAAAAACGATGCGTTATTTTTTGCCAGCTTAAGTCCTTCTATATTCAATTCGATCATTTGCGGAGTTGAAGAATTGTTTACCAACTTAACAATAAGTTCATTTGCTTTTTTATCAATAACTGAACTGGCAAACAAACTATCCTTACCCGCTAGTATATTTCCATCCTGTAAAATTTTTACTACATCTGTTCCTTTATTAGTAGAAAACAATTTCTGTACATAATAATTTGGCGTAGCAACTGTTCTCAAATTATCAAACCAGATCAGATCAGGTCGCCACTGCCATGCATCTACATGTGCAAACAAAGGAGCATAAGAACACATCTGCACGATATCAGCATTTCTTTCTAATCCAGTCATGAATGCCGCCTCCGCTAACGCAGATTCCCAATTGTTTCTGCTTTCCGCTTCTGCATTTTCCTTTGAATGTGCAGCATATTCACCAGCGAAGATCTTTGGGCCCGTTCTTTCATAAGTATCATAACGGCTTGCATTGTTAAAAAACCATGTTGGTGGTTTATAATAATGTTCATCGATCAATGAAGGTTTTAATTGCTTCAACTCCTTCCATGCATAATTAAAATATTCACCTTCAGCAAAAGGGCCGGCACCCGATACAATTTTTATTTCAGGATATTTTGAAAGAATTGCCTTCTCAAAAATTTTATATCGTTCAATGTACTGCGGCTCCCATTGTTCATTTCCCACACCGAGAAATTTCAAATTGAATGGAGCAGGATGACCCATATCATTTCTCAGCTTTCCCCATTTAGTAGTTGTGGCGCCATTGGCAAATTCAATTAGGTCGAGTGCATCATCAATATAAGGCTGCAATTCATCCATGGCAACAACCTCACCACTATTGAACTGGCAGGCCATACCACAATTTAAAATCGGCAATGGCTCTGCGCCCAAATCATCGGCTAATAAAAAATATTCATAAAAGCCCAAACCAAAGCTTTGGTAATAATCGGGTGCGGGGCGATTACGGAACTCTACATTCCATCGATTCATTATTAAAGTACGGTCATACACATCGCCCACTGTTGTTTTCCATTGATAACGGTTAGATAGATCTTTCCCTTCTACAATACATCCGCCCGGAAAGCGGATGAAGCCCGGTTTTAGATCAGCGATCTTTTGCACCAGGTCATTTCTTAATCCTCCCGGTCTGTTTTTCCATGTGTCATGCGGAAATAATGAAACAATATCTATATCAATCACTCCCTCTCCTTCAAATATCAAATTGAGTTTCCCTTTTTGTGTAGTATCAGTTGTTGTAAGACTTACAGAATATTTTTTCCAGTCACTGTTGAAATTTTCTATTGAAGAACTCCCGACAACTTTACCGCTATAATTCAGCAACTGTACTTTTATTTTAATATTGGTTGGTCTCTCTGTCCTGGCCATAATAGAAAAATCATATTGCTTCTCTTTATGCAAACCAATTCCGCGGAATCCGTCATTACTTAATGAATAATTTCCTTCCGGGTTGTTGATAGTTATTCTCGCAAATCGTGTATTAGTTGAGTTATCAGATTTGTTGATAATAAGAAATCTTCCTTTCTGGTAATTTACCCTGTTTTCCCGCCATCCCATCATTGCTGTTGGAAATTCAAAGGAACGATTCTTCACCAACTCAGCATACAAACCACCATCAGCACCAAAGTTTATATCTTCAAAAAAAACGCCCCACATAGTTGGAGCTATTGAAGCAACTGGCTTATCTGCAATAACAGTAAGCTTTCTTTGAGAATAAGCACTTGTAAATAATAAAACAGAAATAATTAAAACAAATCCTGTCTTCATTTGATGGGGTTTATTTTCAACTAAAAAATGTTTTGGGCTAAAGCCCATGAAATTCCGTCTTTTCAATTGCCCCGGTCTTAAGACCGGGGCAATTGAGCTGTTTTTCTAAGTTGGGCTTTAGCCCTTAATTATTTTTTCTTTTCTTTCAATTGTAATGCACTGTCATTTATCTCAAATGAAAAATTATTGAGTAACTCAATAATTTCTGCCCCAGCTAATATTGCAGGGCCATAGCCATGCGCTGCAAAAACATTTACTGGGCGGTAATAATAAAATGCCGGGTCAAATGCCATTCCGGTTCCTACACATGTTCCTTCCACCTGGCCTTTATCGTTGATCTTTGTTGATACAGCATTCCATGCCAATATACTCATTGGCCCATAGCTCATTGGATCAAGCCAGCCTTTATTACAGGCATGTGCAATACAATAAGAATAGATTGCTGTAGCTGATGTCTCTAAATAAGAATCTTCCCTGTCTAATAACTGGTGCCAGAAACCCGAACTACTTTGAAGTCCTGCAAGTCCTTTTGCATGATCTTTAAATTGCTGCAACACTGCAGCTCTTCCCGAATGATCTTCTGGTAATACATCAAGCAGTTCACTCATGGCCATCAGTGCCCATCCGTTAGCTCTTGCCCATCGAAACTCAGGATGTGTTTCCATGCTTTCCACCCAGCCATGCATATATAAACCTTTCTCTTTATTGAACATTCTCTTACTGTAGTCGAGGACTTGTTTAACACAATCATCAAAATACTTTTTATCGCCAGTGAGCTTTCCCATTTGTGCAACAGCAGGTATATACATGTATAGATCATCCAGCCATAATGTATTTTTTTGAGGACGGTTTCTTCCGATAGTACCATCTTTGAAACGATACTCTTTTGTAAAAACATAATTTATATAATTATCGATCATGGGGCGAAGATCAGTTGTCAATCCGCTTCGCTGTGCCTTTATCATAGAAGCGCAAACTGCACCTGCATCATCTAGTGCATGCGGTGTTATCGGCTGATTAAACAATCTTTTCCTTTGTATATACTCTATTGGAAATTTTTCTTTTACGGCGGCTACCCATTTACTTAAGAAATCAAATCTTGTTTTTACATGATCCGCATACTTTTTGTCGCCTGTAGTTTCTGTTGCACGTTGCAGGGCAGAATAGGTAACACCCCACTCATAACTTGTAAGCCGGAAATCACCGGATTTGACAACTGAGTTTGTATCTAACTTACTGATGTCATTGACCACTTCACCGGTTTGTTTATTGATCATCTGTGCCGGGGTAACGCCATCGAGATAGTTAAATATTTTATCCAGCACAGCCTTTACATTTTCTTTTGACGGAGCCTCATACGGCACGGGATAATTCACATTCATGGCATGCAAAGGTGTGACCACATCATTTTTTACAGTTGTTACAGGCTGACCGTTTAATTTGAAAAGAAAAAAAACAGGCAATAAGAATGATAAGCTTATAAATTTTTTCATAATGCAAGCAAATTACATATAACAGGCAATAGCGGATTTTAAAATTACCGAAAACGCTTTCGTTTTCATCCTGAGCTATCCTGTGGGGATAAAATAAAAAATGGCGGTCATATAAATGACTCGCCATTTTCTTCAGTGCTTATGCTTGCTTATATGAAGACTCGTTAATAGCCTGGGTTCTGCATCGCTTGTTTTTGTGCTGGACTTAAGTTTACACCTCCAGACTGTATACCATCAAGGAATGTTTGAGGTATTGGCCGCAGTAAATGGTAATCTTTAATATTGGGAGCCGCATCAGGATTAAATGCTTTAGCACGGTCAACTAATGTTTTGGTGCGGGACAAATCCTGCCAGCGTAAATATTCACCAGCTAACTCACGAGAACGTTCATCCAATAAAAAGCACATCATTCTATCATAAGTAGATGTATAACCAAG
This window contains:
- a CDS encoding glycoside hydrolase family 88 protein, which produces MKKFISLSFLLPVFFLFKLNGQPVTTVKNDVVTPLHAMNVNYPVPYEAPSKENVKAVLDKIFNYLDGVTPAQMINKQTGEVVNDISKLDTNSVVKSGDFRLTSYEWGVTYSALQRATETTGDKKYADHVKTRFDFLSKWVAAVKEKFPIEYIQRKRLFNQPITPHALDDAGAVCASMIKAQRSGLTTDLRPMIDNYINYVFTKEYRFKDGTIGRNRPQKNTLWLDDLYMYIPAVAQMGKLTGDKKYFDDCVKQVLDYSKRMFNKEKGLYMHGWVESMETHPEFRWARANGWALMAMSELLDVLPEDHSGRAAVLQQFKDHAKGLAGLQSSSGFWHQLLDREDSYLETSATAIYSYCIAHACNKGWLDPMSYGPMSILAWNAVSTKINDKGQVEGTCVGTGMAFDPAFYYYRPVNVFAAHGYGPAILAGAEIIELLNNFSFEINDSALQLKEKKK
- a CDS encoding beta-xylosidase codes for the protein MKRLIKYSLSVTLFLLLLNIDNAKAQLLNIKNDIFWKTKDDRPIYSQGGGIFKFADPVTGEKKYYWYGVHYKEAETYRNDPSVTLPNATFETVTCYSSTDLINWTFEADVFTKEEAFKTIPKTWVGRLGVAYIKELNKYTMVVQHGNQVLITVADSPTGQFTWHQRINMKDMIGTTNTGDQTIFTDEESGKSYLIYSYGSGRNKIYVSEIGVKDGMVNLLDCTKVFQGESREGNCMFKYKGKYYMAASNIYGWDASYAYYLVADDIRGPYLPTNDMQVMKGSENDYAHVTQTGFFFNVKGSKQETVIYCGDRWADFAGNGLGYNQWFPLSFDGSVPYFNSLGSWNINAKTGEWKVGRDNNYVMNGSFEADRRRIPSHVKPVQEHLLGWITTVLDGNKVSLDSNNSPVLNYFNTQNDRNIVIGEKSLQINDKVNFKRKVSQTITSSPYVKLEDGDYLLTAKVRNSSGFVRLEMYAESNGKIFKYNIKNENAGWIAIKIEHIKIKNGKAEIGFEAEAEANAFCYVDDVVLVKN
- a CDS encoding glycoside hydrolase family 27 protein; translation: MEIKRSRFNDKTMRGLNKLHAVLTIYFVVCFTVSHSQPAQTPPMGWNSYNCFGSAVHEDEVKSNADYVAKNLKQYGWQYIVVDFLWSYDNPPGSKIGNPYQRQLQDGSYVPWLTMDKWGRLVPHTHKFPSAFGDKGFKPLSDYVHSLGLKFGIHVMRGIPRQAVWSKSPVLGTNGITADMIADTSSTCSWMNHMYGLNMSKPGAQEYLNSILNLYKDWDVDFIKVDDIARPYHLEEVEGYEKAIANSGRPMAFSISPGETPVLKANHVKQHTSMWRMADDFWDNWKMILQMFDYAKSWEGTGSPGHWPDCDMIQIGKLSKRGPVGPERYSRFTEDELYTHMNFWCIFRSPLMLGGHQPENRELELKLFTNEEVLAVNQHGENPKQLYKKDGSMVWVSNVSGSKDWYVGLFNISEDAHDVAVDFSALGIKGKITVRDLWKKMDVGSFKKTYKQNINKHASVLLRLTVE
- a CDS encoding rhamnogalacturonan acetylesterase, encoding MKQVTFVIFFLALACSLQAQQTSFKFDFGSGKVAPGYIQITSDLKFSYQTGYGFDQNSIVESKDRGGDPLTSDFITSDKPFYFSVKLPDGNYDLKVIIGDKLENTSATIRAECRRLMVEKVTSMKGKTTTVNFTVHVKDSLIRDATGNVVKKIRLKDREVGYLHWDNLLTLEFNGANPKICAVEITPNKTAPTIFLAGNSTVVDQDREPWAAWGQMIPSFFEGKKIAVANYAESGEALNSFISARRLEKILSLMKAGDYLFIEFGHNDQKQKGEGVGPFTSYKRDLKFFISEVRKKGGIPVLVTSMHRRNFDSTGHIVNTLGDYPEAVRQTAKEENVALIDLNAMSKILYEAWGPEKSIKAFVHYPANTFPGQKTELKDNTHFNTYGAWQIAKCIMKGIKDAKLNIAKYLRKDIPPFDPGKPDPVEKWNWPLSQMVTSSKPDGN
- a CDS encoding beta-xylosidase, translated to MNYFKVIIFYCLFQICGTLLFAQSPTIQVDLKKELGEMKPVWAWFGYDEPNYTYMKDGKKLLSEIAALSPVPVHVRAHSLLVTGDGKPSLKWGSTNAYTEDANGKPVYDWKIIDSIFDTYVQRGMKPLAQIGFMPQALSTNPDPYKHNWKPGDQYSTIISGWAYPPKDYNKWAELVFQWVRHSVNRYGKKEVESWWWELWNEPNGYWKGTQEEFFKLYDYTTDAVKRALPTAKIGGINIAGTAGAGAQQWMHAFIKHCFSDTNYVTKKIGAPVDMILFHAKGSPRVVDGHVQMNMGRQLSDINAGFKFVASYPQLKNLPVVIGESDPEGCAACGMKTNPSNGYRNGTMYSSYTAASFARKYLLADSFKVNFLGAVTWAFEFEDQPWYYGFRDLATNGVDKPVLNVFRMFGMMKGKRAEVKGNQMYDLKTMVDSSVRRSYNDVGGLAAKDKKSATVMIWNYHDDDVMKAALPVAVSIDGLPSTLVILTQYRIDDEHSNSYEVWKKMGSPQSPTAEQISTLEKAGQLQTIGKSEKLKVISGKLSLSISLPQQGVSLLKLDW
- a CDS encoding alpha-L-arabinofuranosidase; protein product: MKTGFVLIISVLLFTSAYSQRKLTVIADKPVASIAPTMWGVFFEDINFGADGGLYAELVKNRSFEFPTAMMGWRENRVNYQKGRFLIINKSDNSTNTRFARITINNPEGNYSLSNDGFRGIGLHKEKQYDFSIMARTERPTNIKIKVQLLNYSGKVVGSSSIENFNSDWKKYSVSLTTTDTTQKGKLNLIFEGEGVIDIDIVSLFPHDTWKNRPGGLRNDLVQKIADLKPGFIRFPGGCIVEGKDLSNRYQWKTTVGDVYDRTLIMNRWNVEFRNRPAPDYYQSFGLGFYEYFLLADDLGAEPLPILNCGMACQFNSGEVVAMDELQPYIDDALDLIEFANGATTTKWGKLRNDMGHPAPFNLKFLGVGNEQWEPQYIERYKIFEKAILSKYPEIKIVSGAGPFAEGEYFNYAWKELKQLKPSLIDEHYYKPPTWFFNNASRYDTYERTGPKIFAGEYAAHSKENAEAESRNNWESALAEAAFMTGLERNADIVQMCSYAPLFAHVDAWQWRPDLIWFDNLRTVATPNYYVQKLFSTNKGTDVVKILQDGNILAGKDSLFASSVIDKKANELIVKLVNNSSTPQMIELNIEGLKLAKNNASFFQLSGNDLYSYNKLDELDRLAPLKKSFEVKSNKINQQLAPYSVNVIKLSYLVK